Proteins found in one Nerophis ophidion isolate RoL-2023_Sa unplaced genomic scaffold, RoL_Noph_v1.0 HiC_scaffold_65, whole genome shotgun sequence genomic segment:
- the LOC133547125 gene encoding uncharacterized protein LOC133547125 produces the protein WIFNPPNSSHIGGVWERLIGITRRILDALLLKEGGSHLSHEVLTTLMAEVMAIINARPLIPVSTKPEMPAILTPATLLTLKRDVISAPPGDFNVKDIHSQQWRQVQSLSDRSGKRWKQEYLSTIQTRRKWYAERPNLQIGDLVLLKDGQVRRNECPTGLIVKSINSHDNKVRKVDVKIIRQGTPIIYTRPVSEVVLLLRKETV, from the coding sequence TGGATCTTCAATCCGCCAAACTCTTCCCACATTGGAGGAGTGTGGGAAAGACTAATTGGCATCACTCGCCGTATCCTGGATGCATTGCTCCTTAAGGAGGGAGGCTCTCACCTTTCTCATGAGGTGCTCACCACTCTCATGGCTGAGGTCATGGCAATTATAAACGCAAGACCTCTCATTCCAGTTTCAACTAAACCAGAGATGCCAGCAATACTAACACCTGCAACCTTGCTGACACTGAAGAGAGACGTCATATCTGCACCGCCAGGAGACTTCAACGTGAAAGACATCCACTCACAACAATGGCGGCAAGTCCAATCTCTCTCTGATAGATCCGGGAAGCGATGGAAACAAGAATACCTGTCAACCATACAAACTAGGAGAAAATGGTATGCAGAAAGGCCTAACCTGCAAATTGGAGACCTAGTACTACTGAAAGACGGCCAGGTGAGAAGAAATGAATGTCCCACTGGACTCATCGTCAAGTCTATCAACAGCCATGACAACAAAGTAAGAAAAGTAGATGTTAAGATCATCCGACAAGGTACTCCAATAATCTACACTAGACCTGTTTCAGAGGTTGTGTTGCTCCTTCGTAAAGAGACTGTATAG
- the LOC133547126 gene encoding uncharacterized protein LOC133547126 isoform X2 encodes MYERRIAKYEEELCPTKEEKERQHQLLDVYYKKHHQVVLHRTDIDEEHLPHEQEEEPQSPHIHEEEKGKRRTHSSYTSKRKRRTY; translated from the exons atgtacgaaagaaggatagcaaagtatgaggaggaactttgtccaacaaaagaggagaaggagcgacaacatcaactgctggatgtttattataagaaacatcatcaagttgtgttacacagaacag acatcgatgaagaacatcttcctcatgagcaggaggaggaaccacagtccccccacatacacgaggaagaaaag ggcaagcggaggacccactcatcttacacatcaaaaaggaagaggaggacctactGA
- the LOC133547126 gene encoding zinc finger protein 25-like isoform X1, producing MYERRIAKYEEELCPTKEEKERQHQLLDVYYKKHHQVVLHRTDIDEEHLPHEQEEEPQSPHIHEEEKVPHSQHIKEGGEESKPPHIKEEDETPHTHNVKLTLHIKGQAEDPLILHIKKEEEDLLTPYFKGQKNQLTPYIKRKEEEEDQEPPHIKEEEEEEGISQPKWLEEFPVTGVPVKSEDDEVKGESEERGGGEPPSSSSTQHMTTEADGDHCGGSQADKLLAPLSDSEDTTSHSPDTDDEDSKDDKTCHTDNTHFTSSHCHKTFKYHCSLKTHMRTHTGEKPFSCSLCSKGFTQSIHLKRHMRTHTGEKPFSCSLCSKGFTQSIHLKIHMRTHTGEKHFSCLICGKGFTESQSLKVHMRRHTGEKPFVCSICGKGFTSSQCLKRHTRTHTGQKPFPCSICGKSFRESRNLKVHTRTHAGEKPFPCSICGKSFIESQNLKRHMRRHTGEKPFSCSTCGKGFTQSHDLKVHMRRHTGEKPVSCSTCGKGFTASQNMKRQ from the exons atgtacgaaagaaggatagcaaagtatgaggaggaactttgtccaacaaaagaggagaaggagcgacaacatcaactgctggatgtttattataagaaacatcatcaagttgtgttacacagaacag acatcgatgaagaacatcttcctcatgagcaggaggaggaaccacagtccccccacatacacgaggaagaaaaggtaccacattcccaacacatcaaagaaGGAGGAGAGGAGTCaaagcccccccacattaaagaggaagacgagacgccacacacccataatgttaaactgacccttcacattaaagggcaagcggaggacccactcatcttacacatcaaaaaggaagaggaggacctactGACCCCTTATTTTAAGGGGCAAAAGAACCAGCTGACCCCTTACATTAAAaggaaagaggaagaagaggaccaagagccgccacacattaaagaggaagaggaggaagagggcatcagtcagcctaaatggttggaggagttcccagtgactggtgtccctgtgaagagtgaagatgatgaggtgaaaggtgaaagtgaggagaggggagggggggagcctccaagcagcagctcaacacaacacatgacaacagaagctgatggagaccactgtggaggatcacaagcagacaagctcttagctccactatcagatagtgaggacacaacgtcacactctcctgacactgatgatgaagactctaaagatgataagacatgtcacactgacaacactcacttcacatcttctcactgtcacaaaacttttaaataccattgtagtctgaaaacacacatgagaacacacactggagaaaaacctttttcttgttcactctgtagtaaaggttttacacaaagtatccatttgaaaagacacatgagaacacacactggggaaaaacctttttcttgttcactctgtagtaaaggttttacacaaagtatccatttgaaaatacacatgagaacacacactggtgaaaaacatttttcctgtttaatctgtggtaaaggttttacagaaagtcagagtttgaaagtacacatgagaagacacactggtgaaaaaccttttgtctgttcaatctgtggtaaaggttttactagCAGTCAATGTTTGAAAagacacacaagaacacacactggtcaaaaaccttttccctgttcaatttgtggtaaaagttttagagaaagtcgcaatttgaaagtacacacgagaacacacgctggtgaaaaaccttttccctgttcaatttgtggtaaaagttttatagaaagtcagaatttgaaaagacacatgagaagacacactggtgaaaaacctttttcctgttcaacctgtggtaaaggttttacacaaagtcacgatttgaaagtacacatgagaagacacactggtgaaaaacctgtttcttgttcaacctgtggtaaaggttttactgcAAGTCAGAATATGAAAAGAcaatga